The nucleotide sequence ACCTCctcaaaaggcaagaaaaaggagtCCTGTTCCAAGCATGCCCCAGGCACCTCCTTCCACCTGCCTCAGCCCAGCTTCCGAGTGGTTGACTCTTGCAGCCAGCCAGATGCACCACCCCTCCCTGCTGCTTACTACCGCTACATCGAGAAGCCCCCAGAGGACTTGGATGCAGATGTGGAATATGACATGGATGAGGAGGATCTGGCCTGGTTAGACATGGTGAATGAGAAGAGACTGGTGGATGGCCATGGGATCATCTCTGCTGACACATTTGAATTGCTCGTAGATAGACTAGAAAAGGAATCGTATTTAGAGAGCCGCAGTAGTGGGGCTCAGCAGACCCTTATCGATGAAGATGCTTACTGCTGTGTCTGTATGGATGATGAGTGTCACAACAGCAACGTCATCCTCTTCTGTGATATTTGCAACCTGGCTGTGCACCAGGAATGCTACGGGGTCCCCTACATTCCAGAGGGACAATGGCTTTGCCGATGCTGCTTGCAGTCCCCTTCCCGTCCTGTGGACTGTGTTCTTTGCCCCAACAAGGGTGGGGCCTTCAAGCAGACCAGTGATGGGCACTGGGCTCATGTGGTATGTGCCATCTGGATCCCTGAGGTCTGTTTTGCTAATACTGTGTTTCTGGAGCCTATTGAGGGTATTGACAATATCCCGCCAGCTCGATGGAAACTGACCTGCTACATTTGTAAGCAGAAGGGCCTAGGTGCGGCTATCCAGTGCCACAAGGTGAATTGCTACACAGCCTTTCATGTGACATGTGCCCAGCGGGCTGGGTTGTTTATGAAGATAGAGCCCATGAGAGAAACCAGCCTAAATGGTACCACTTTCACAGTGCGCAAAACAGCCTACTGTGAAACCCACTCCCCGCCAGGCACTGTGAAGAAGGAAGTCCTCCCTGCAGTCTCcagtgaaggaggagaagaagatgaggcaaaggagggaggaggagaagaagaaagcaagGTCCCAGTAAGCAGTGCCCTGAAGACTTCCctaaagaagaacaaaatgaaagtAAAGCAGAAGATCAAGAAGGAATTGGAAGACCCATCGAAGGATTCACCTGCAACAGCACCCCTAGTGACTATAACACAGATCCCATCCTGCAGGTGAGCCATAGCCACCAAGCCAGGCAGGAAAGTAGACCAAGTACTCATTCTCTGGGGACTCTTATTCAGTCAcctttgagagacagagaaagggagagactcaAAGTCCTTCAAAAAAGAATAGGCCTTTGGATATGCAGATATCTAACCTCATGCACCCCCAGTTCTATTAAATCAGACAGTCTAGTGTGCACTAAGTAATCAGGCAGAGAAGAACTGTCAATGGTAATGGGCACGTTCTTGGGTTGATAAGGAGACGCAGTCTTGGAGAGAGGGTGATGAGTTAGTGAAGTTTTCCTGGAAAAGGTCAGCCTTAAGAAAGAATATTTCCATAGACTTCTAGAATGTCACAACATAGAAGGGTCTTAGAAATCTTCTAGGCAGGACTGACCTGCTCGAGATCACAACTcatttagtggcagagccagtctAGCACTCAGATGTCTAGGTCTTCTAATTCTAGTCCACTGGTCTATTGAGTACATCACATTTTTTCATAGAGGTGTAGGGAGAATGTGAtgatgggaagaagggagaatgaaGCCATTTAAAGGGTTTGCCAGTAACATGTACACTGGAGTGGAGCATGTGCCCATGGGGTATAGCTGGAGAGAAAGGGGTTCACCCAAGATTTATATTGTATCCTAATAGCATTTTGGCCTCTGCCCTGTGCTACTCCTTTTGGGCCCACATCTGCTTTGTGTGGGATGAGTACTGGAGTGAGCAGGCTCAGACCTTAGTCCATATTTCCAGAGTTGTTATGTCAGCTCTTTCCTTTGAGCACAGTTTCCTCTACCCAGCCCCTGAATTCTTTTGGGATCCTTGTAGGCAAACTGGTTCAGAAAGAGTGAGATTAAGAGTAGAACTTGCTGCACTTTGCAGGATTGGAGTGGTTGGAATTTTAGTGCCTGTTACTGAAAGGGGTCTAGATAGCAATTTCTTTTGGTACCatgataggttttttttaatttaatatttttagttttcaacattgatttccacaagattttgagttacagattttctcctcatttctaccttcccgccctaagatggcatatattctgattgcccctttccccagtctgccctcccttctctcacccccctcatccccttatcccctttccccttacttgtagggcaagatagatttttatactccattgcctgtatatcttatttcccagatgtatgtaaaaacaacttttttttaaacatttgtttttagaactttgagttccatattctttcccttcttccctccccacccaccctccttgtgaaggcaagcaattcaacataggccacacatgtatcgttatgcaaaacacttccataatagtcatgttgtgaaagacttaactatatttccctccatcctatcctgttcccctttattcagttttctcccttgaccctatcccttttcaaaagtgcttgcttttgactacctcctcccccaatctgccctcccatctatcatcccctccccaccccccatccccttccctcatactttcctgtagggtaattgagtgtgtatgttattccctccttaagttcATGATAGGTTTTGGTTATAGAGTGGGGAAATGGCTGGATGAAAGAGAGCTCCTTGTCCTTTTTTAGACCTACATAAATGCTCCTTTTTTCCCAGTTGCCAGCTTATAAAAACTGGCCCAAGCCTGGCTTGTTCTAGCTCAGCAGTCTTCCCCTGAACTTAATTAACTTgaacctggatgctgggacttggGCTTCTCCTTTGAGGAAGAATAGAGGATCTTAATGAGCTTTCTAGAGTCTCACTAATATGCTTTTAGATGTCAGTTATTTTCACTGATCAAAGTTAGGCAAAATCCTTGTGACTCCTAAGTTTTCCACAAGAACCCCAAACATTAGGATGTCTCTAAGGGGGTCACACTTGGCCCAAATGATAGCACCCCTGATAGAGAACTTCCAGTTTTCCTTTCTTATGAGACATCATAGTATcagagaaagaatgctggacttggaatcaggagatgtgggtttaaatcctaactctgacacaTGCATAGATCACATAACCTCTTTAATCCATTATTGTCCTAGGGCTGGGAATACTTGCACAACCTATCTCATATGGTTGGTCTGAGGAAAGTACttccttaaagtgttatatagatGTGAGGAGTTCTTAATTTTTGTGTCATTAGCAACAGGGGGAAGGAAATAGTGCTGATATTATAGTTCTTACTTCCTTTGGCTGCATTCTTCAGGGATGTAGGGACATGCACATAGTTCAGGTACTCAGCAGGTGTTTATGAAGCATCTCATAATTGCTAGACACTGTGTGTACAAAGCATCAAATAGCGATGACAACAGGAGTGCTTCCATTGTGGTTCCAATGTGGGGAACTGGGAGGGAGGGGTTAGGTTGAAGGCTGGTAGTAAAAATCCAAGATGCTGAACTTTGGATACCTGACTTtgctattatcattttaaatctttctctTTACTGAAGTGTTTGGCAACTTGTCCCTGCTCCACGAGCTCTAGAGGAGACTAAGGTCAGGATGGGGACTTGGGTGCCATGACCCAGCCTCCCCTCTGACTCTGAGTACCGGCCTGTCTTGCTCCCTGCTCCCCGCCCCCACTCTCCCCAAGGTTGAACAAGATCTGTAGTGGCCTCTCCCTACAGAGGAAGACCCAATTCATGCAGCGGCTTCATAGCTACTGGCTGCTGAAACGACAGGCGAGGAATGGTGTTCCTCTCATCCGGCGCCTACACTCGCACCTTCAGTCCCAAAGAAATGCTGAGCAGGTGGGTGAGGGGCTGaggggaagaatggaagaataCCCAGgtacatggggggggggggtggcataTGTGATTGGTCTCACACTGCTTGAGGTATGGCAGCCTTTGAGGCTAGACTCTTCTTGCCCCAGGAACTCATGGCCAGTAATTATGAGTTCGATTGGTTTAGGCAATCATGTAGCCACCGCTTCCAACTGGCAGCAGCCTCCCCAGGGACCATGGCAGGTTTGGGGGACAAGCTTCAATGGCAGGACTAAGACTGATCTCAGTAGAGCAGATAAGGCAGCAGAAACAAAGTGGAGTGGGACATTGAGCTTGGAGActtcagggggaggggagaaagaaaatggacttgAATGTAGTCTTGTGGTCCTTCCTTCTCAATGTCATCGTTTTTCCCTTTTTACTCATACTTTCCCCTAGGCCCCGGATGATATGTGCGCTCTCAGGCAAGGGTACAGGTAGTGTTTGGCAAATAACTTACCCTATTACAATATTTTTACAACTACAAATCGATTGGCATTGAAGGAGCTTTTCGATATACCCCAGGAAAAatatttaatcactttattttatattttcatgtgGTCGTGCATGgaaaactatgatttttttcattcatattatATAGCAGGTAGAGGAATGCTTGCTGAAAAGCTGAAGGGGTTTGGTCTCTCAAAAAGCTTGAGAATCCGTACCCGAAGCCTTTATACATGCCTGTCTCCTAAGTTGAAGACTTTCATTGGctctgctgcccctcccccagttgctgccttatttctttccatttgtagCCACACTCTTCTACGTTTAAGCTCTCCTTTAGGACCTTTCAGCGTGGCCTCTTACTTCCACCCTGCTGAAACTGCTTTCCGTAGATCACAGTGACCCCCTTCTTCGGATGATctagtcctcattcttcttgaactGATAGCTTTATTTGTTGCTGTGTTGCTGTCCCTTCCCTCAGCTTCTGTAACGTGATCTTCTGATTTTCCCACCTCCTTGACAACTCCTGTTACTGATGACCCTTTTAACTGTGCATTCActggttcttctttctttctgttaatCCTCTTTGGCTCAGCAGTCTCATTCACATCATATTTTTAGGACTCCAAATTCCACCTCCCCAGCCCCAACTTTTGGTTCCTTTCTTGTCCTGTTATCTCCAGTTTACTACAGGATATTTCTTTCCACTGTTACTTATCTCTGCAGACTTTTTGGAAATTCACTTCCTTGCTATTGTCCCCCTTCCCCAGTGATTTAGCACCTCATCTAAACTTTCCCATCCCTATCAAGACCCCCCCCTTCACTGTACTGAATTCTCATACTATGGTCATCAGATGATGCATCTGGGGTTGTAAGGGCCCTTGAAGATCACCtgggaatttcctcattttacagatcaggaacttcagactcagagaaattaagtgatttgcctaagatcacacaggctGCAAGAATCAGAATTGGAACCTGAATTCCTGACTAATGCCTGTAAATCCAAAACTTTTCCCTCTACACCAGAGCCTTTctgattgactttttttttcattattcttctcCGCATGGTCCCCCATACTTAGTCATTCACTAAATTCAATTGATTCCTCTATAACATCTGTTAGGTTTGTCTGTTTATTTCCATTCTTTCAGTCTCCATCCCATTCTGAGGCCATGTAATCATTACTGTAGTGGCTTCTTAGAGGTGCCTTTAATTTCAGGTTCTTTGCTACTTCAGGGGAGCCTTAAACATAGCTGCTCAGAATCTAGAAAGGCTACTTGGATGTCAGAATGTTctggaatgttggagctggaagggaacttcaaGACCATCTTgtaagacccagagaagagaaaaatgactcAGTCAGAGTTATAATGAACTCTGTGAtcttcaggtcttttgactcttgagttcagtgctttttctactactCTACACTGATGCCTCAGCCTGACCTTCAAAGTCCTCCATCATTTGgttcctgtcccttttcaaccTCAACCTTGGTTCCTAATTGCAGACCTTTCATCTAGTCATTTCTTTTGCAATTTCACATCTATTATCACTCTACAAGAGTCAACTCATTGGGTCTTGGAAGCCTTCCTGGATGAATCCCGACCTTTTCTGATAATTCTTTCATAGCATCCTacaccccttcttcccctcccctccccctaaatCCCAAGCTACTTAATAACTCCTTGTAGGACAAAGGCCTAGTCAAATCACCCTCCCCCTGCTCACATTTGGTGGTCTCATTTCCTGTGTGCCCCTTCTTAGTTGTCTGTTGCCACAGTGGAAGCCACTGAGCTGCCTTTAGGCATGAAATGACTTTCCATTTAGTAGCCTCCTTAGGCCAGAATTGAAGATTTTGACATTGACAGTAGCCAAATATagaggatgggaaggaagggagaagggaattttTTTACCAAGGCCTAGGGAGGAGGCTGATGCCTGCAGAAAGTGTGTGTTTCCCACATCCCCCCCAGCTCCTCCCTTTGCTTCCTAGAAGGAACAGGACGAGAAAACCAGTGCCGTAAAAGAAGAGCTTAAGTACTGGCAGAAGCTTCGCCATGACCTGGAGCGGGCACGGCTGCTCATTGAGTTGATCCGAAAGAGAGAGAAGCTCAAGAGGGAGCAGGTAAGAGGAAACTGCTTCCTTCCCCTAAGATTCTTGGCCAAGTGTTGGTATAAGGGAAAGTCAAGAACAGAATCACTGAATCTGAAAAGCATTGAGTGCTGTCCAAATCCACTCTATGACCATCCAGCAAGTGCCTGTCCAGCCTTGGCTGGAAGACAGCTAGGAACGATGAGCCCACTACTTCCTGAGGCACCTGGTTTGTGTGTTGGTCTTTCCTTCTTGCTTTAGAGGTGTTGGTCTGTGGTGTGAGTAACTTTCTTGTTCTGCGCATGCACTAGTATTTGGGCATAGTCCTGGACCCACAGACCTCCAAGCTAGTGCCCCCCAGTCTGGGATCCATGTGGTCCATTCAGATTTTTGTTATCTATGTTATTCATTTGGCAATTCATTGTTTGTTACTTAGTCGTCTGGACAAAAGATGATGGTCCAAAGCTGGTCTCTTTGGTTACAGAAGCAGTGCAAGAGGCCCTGCTGAGCCACAGAGGCAGAGGGGACACAACACTTTTATCCCTTTGTTTGAGGCTGTGTTTAGATCAGCCCAACAGCCACAGTAGCTCAGCAGGGCCCAGAGAGGCAGCCAGACCCCTTTCAGGGGAGGTCTCTAGCCACAGCTGAGAGCTGCAGCACTAAGCTTGTACCTCTTAAACTAGGTAGGACAGCTTAGGCTCAGTTTTTGGAACCGGGAGGAACTATTTGGGACTTTCACCATTGGATCTGTACCAGCCATGCTAACCCTTCATGAGGCTCCTGGTGCATACCCTCAGCCATGTGTCATCACTACTTCCCATGTCTGGTTAAGAAGGGGCGAGCAGGAAGCAGTCCTCGATTGGCATGGGCAACAGGACAAGGTTTCATTTCCAAGTCGTGCTGTGCCCTTCCAGCCCTTTCACCATTGGTGGCATAGCCATCTTAACAAGGATAAATGTTtgtggtggggtgtgtgtgtgtgtatgtatgtggtgggggagagggattaGGGGAAAGGAGAGCATGCAAGTTCCTGCTCAtcacccttccctcctcctctgaaCTCCTTAGGTCAAGGTCCAGCAGGCCGCAATGGAGTTGGAGCTGACTCCTTTCAACTTCTTGTTGCGTACGACTCTGGATCTTCTACAGGAGAAAGATCCTGCCCAAATCTTTGCTGAACCTGTCAACCTGAGTGAGGCAAGTTTtttcctcaccaccacccccaccccacacccaccCTGCCCCTGTCAACCTGAATGTGGTAGTGCCACTGCTGGGACAAAAACCTAATACTTAAAAGAGAGTTTCCAGATCAGGTGCCACGTAGTTTTAATTTGGGGGTAGGTTTAGGTGGGAAAGGGGCCAGGACTCTTTTCTAGGAGGATGAAGAATTGGTACCCTGGTGAATGGTGACACAGAATAGATAGCTGAGAGTGGTATGGGTTGAATGACGGGGGCCCTGAAGTGGTGGTGGGGGTAAGGGCGAAGTTTAGAAGGATATGGGCAAGGAGCTGCCTGTGAGTTTATCAGGGCCAAGTGGAAGGGGCAGCTAAGAGTGCCGGTGAAGGGTGCACTCTGTTTGGCTAGTAAATGGTTTTTGTAATTGTACAGGTTTTATATGTTTAGGTTCCAGATTACCTGGAATTCATATCCAAGCCAATGGATTTTTCCACCATGAGGCTGAAGCTGGAGTCCCATCTGTACCACACCCTGGATGAATTTGAGGAGGACTTTAACCTTATAGTTACCAACTGTATGAAGTACAATGCTAAAGACACAATTTTCCACCGGGCAGCTGTCCGCTTGAGGGACCTGGGAGGGGCTGTCCTACGGCATGCCCGGCGGCAGGCAGAGAACATCGGCTATGACCATGAGGTGGGAACCCACCTACCTGAGTCACCAAAA is from Trichosurus vulpecula isolate mTriVul1 chromosome 7, mTriVul1.pri, whole genome shotgun sequence and encodes:
- the BRPF3 gene encoding bromodomain and PHD finger-containing protein 3 isoform X1 produces the protein MRKPRRRSRPNAEGRRSPSPYSLKCSPTRETLTYAQAQRIVEVDIDGRLHRISIYDPLKIITEDELTAQDITECNSNKENSEQPLFPGKSKKTSSKGKKKESCSKHAPGTSFHLPQPSFRVVDSCSQPDAPPLPAAYYRYIEKPPEDLDADVEYDMDEEDLAWLDMVNEKRLVDGHGIISADTFELLVDRLEKESYLESRSSGAQQTLIDEDAYCCVCMDDECHNSNVILFCDICNLAVHQECYGVPYIPEGQWLCRCCLQSPSRPVDCVLCPNKGGAFKQTSDGHWAHVVCAIWIPEVCFANTVFLEPIEGIDNIPPARWKLTCYICKQKGLGAAIQCHKVNCYTAFHVTCAQRAGLFMKIEPMRETSLNGTTFTVRKTAYCETHSPPGTVKKEVLPAVSSEGGEEDEAKEGGGEEESKVPVSSALKTSLKKNKMKVKQKIKKELEDPSKDSPATAPLVTITQIPSCRLNKICSGLSLQRKTQFMQRLHSYWLLKRQARNGVPLIRRLHSHLQSQRNAEQKEQDEKTSAVKEELKYWQKLRHDLERARLLIELIRKREKLKREQVKVQQAAMELELTPFNFLLRTTLDLLQEKDPAQIFAEPVNLSEVPDYLEFISKPMDFSTMRLKLESHLYHTLDEFEEDFNLIVTNCMKYNAKDTIFHRAAVRLRDLGGAVLRHARRQAENIGYDHEVGTHLPESPKMEDFYRFSWEDVDNILLPENRAHLSLEVQLKELLEKLDLVSTMRSSGARTRRVRLLRREINTLRQKLAQQQPNKMVPNGELPPGPREEVDVVEKALHGEEEEDGEKADDTKPPHPPTLEPTGPAPSLSDLDSLQDPPTLKPISESKIPIRLSKYGKVEDEVLDKVPSQRGSQPFQRLLSDNGLNRLSLPALEMSTMPPLSGVGRRTSVLFKKAKNGVKLQRSPDGSLENGEDHILMDLPASPASTEGERQARKRPRSRSCSESDGEKSPQHVEETGVTNGFGKHTESGSDSECSSGLGGGLAFEPCSGLTPPKRSRGKPALSRVPFLEGVNGDSDYSSSGRSLLMPLEDNADLEPLELVWAKCRGYPSYPALIIDPKMPREGLLHNGVPIPVPPLDVLKLGEQKQVEAGEKLFLVLFFDNKRTWQWLPRDKVLPLGVEDTVDKLKMLEGRKTSIRKSVQVAYDRAMIHLSRVRGHHPFVTSGYL
- the BRPF3 gene encoding bromodomain and PHD finger-containing protein 3 isoform X2, with protein sequence MRKPRRRSRPNAEGRRSPSPYSLKCSPTRETLTYAQAQRIVEVDIDGRLHRISIYDPLKIITEDELTAQDITECNSNKENSEQPLFPGKSKKTSSKGKKKESCSKHAPGTSFHLPQPSFRVVDSCSQPDAPPLPAAYYRYIEKPPEDLDADVEYDMDEEDLAWLDMVNEKRLVDGHGIISADTFELLVDRLEKESYLESRSSGAQQTLIDEDAYCCVCMDDECHNSNVILFCDICNLAVHQECYGVPYIPEGQWLCRCCLQSPSRPVDCVLCPNKGGAFKQTSDGHWAHVVCAIWIPEVCFANTVFLEPIEGIDNIPPARWKLTCYICKQKGLGAAIQCHKVNCYTAFHVTCAQRAGLFMKIEPMRETSLNGTTFTVRKTAYCETHSPPGTVKKEVLPAVSSEGGEEDEAKEGGGEEESKVPVSSALKTSLKKNKMKVKQKIKKELEDPSKDSPATAPLVTITQIPSCRLNKICSGLSLQRKTQFMQRLHSYWLLKRQARNGVPLIRRLHSHLQSQRNAEQKEQDEKTSAVKEELKYWQKLRHDLERARLLIELIRKREKLKREQVKVQQAAMELELTPFNFLLRTTLDLLQEKDPAQIFAEPVNLSEVPDYLEFISKPMDFSTMRLKLESHLYHTLDEFEEDFNLIVTNCMKYNAKDTIFHRAAVRLRDLGGAVLRHARRQAENIGYDHEVGTHLPESPKMEDFYRFSWEDVDNILLPENRAHLSLEVQLKELLEKLDLVSTMRSSGARTRRVRLLRREINTLRQKLAQQQPNKMVPNGELPPGPREEVDVVEKALHGEEEEDGEKDDTKPPHPPTLEPTGPAPSLSDLDSLQDPPTLKPISESKIPIRLSKYGKVEDEVLDKVPSQRGSQPFQRLLSDNGLNRLSLPALEMSTMPPLSGVGRRTSVLFKKAKNGVKLQRSPDGSLENGEDHILMDLPASPASTEGERQARKRPRSRSCSESDGEKSPQHVEETGVTNGFGKHTESGSDSECSSGLGGGLAFEPCSGLTPPKRSRGKPALSRVPFLEGVNGDSDYSSSGRSLLMPLEDNADLEPLELVWAKCRGYPSYPALIIDPKMPREGLLHNGVPIPVPPLDVLKLGEQKQVEAGEKLFLVLFFDNKRTWQWLPRDKVLPLGVEDTVDKLKMLEGRKTSIRKSVQVAYDRAMIHLSRVRGHHPFVTSGYL
- the BRPF3 gene encoding bromodomain and PHD finger-containing protein 3 isoform X3: MRKPRRRSRPNAEGRRSPSPYSLKCSPTRETLTYAQAQRIVEVDIDGRLHRISIYDPLKIITEDELTAQDITECNSNKENSEQPLFPGKSKKTSSKGKKKESCSKHAPGTSFHLPQPSFRVVDSCSQPDAPPLPAAYYRYIEKPPEDLDADVEYDMDEEDLAWLDMVNEKRLVDGHGIISADTFELLVDRLEKESYLESRSSGAQQTLIDEDAYCCVCMDDECHNSNVILFCDICNLAVHQECYGVPYIPEGQWLCRCCLQSPSRPVDCVLCPNKGGAFKQTSDGHWAHVVCAIWIPEVCFANTVFLEPIEGIDNIPPARWKLTCYICKQKGLGAAIQCHKVNCYTAFHVTCAQRAGLFMKIEPMRETSLNGTTFTVRKTAYCETHSPPGTVKKEVLPAVSSEGGEEDEAKEGGGEEESKVPVSSALKTSLKKNKMKVKQKIKKELEDPSKDSPATAPLVTITQIPSCRLNKICSGLSLQRKTQFMQRLHSYWLLKRQARNGVPLIRRLHSHLQSQRNAEQKEQDEKTSAVKEELKYWQKLRHDLERARLLIELIRKREKLKREQVKVQQAAMELELTPFNFLLRTTLDLLQEKDPAQIFAEPVNLSEVPDYLEFISKPMDFSTMRLKLESHLYHTLDEFEEDFNLIVTNCMKYNAKDTIFHRAAVRLRDLGGAVLRHARRQAENIGYDHEVGTHLPESPKMEDFYRFSWEDADDTKPPHPPTLEPTGPAPSLSDLDSLQDPPTLKPISESKIPIRLSKYGKVEDEVLDKVPSQRGSQPFQRLLSDNGLNRLSLPALEMSTMPPLSGVGRRTSVLFKKAKNGVKLQRSPDGSLENGEDHILMDLPASPASTEGERQARKRPRSRSCSESDGEKSPQHVEETGVTNGFGKHTESGSDSECSSGLGGGLAFEPCSGLTPPKRSRGKPALSRVPFLEGVNGDSDYSSSGRSLLMPLEDNADLEPLELVWAKCRGYPSYPALIIDPKMPREGLLHNGVPIPVPPLDVLKLGEQKQVEAGEKLFLVLFFDNKRTWQWLPRDKVLPLGVEDTVDKLKMLEGRKTSIRKSVQVAYDRAMIHLSRVRGHHPFVTSGYL
- the BRPF3 gene encoding bromodomain and PHD finger-containing protein 3 isoform X4, with protein sequence MRKPRRRSRPNAEGRRSPSPYSLKCSPTRETLTYAQAQRIVEVDIDGRLHRISIYDPLKIITEDELTAQDITECNSNKENSEQPLFPGKSKKTSSKGKKKESCSKHAPGTSFHLPQPSFRVVDSCSQPDAPPLPAAYYRYIEKPPEDLDADVEYDMDEEDLAWLDMVNEKRLVDGHGIISADTFELLVDRLEKESYLESRSSGAQQTLIDEDAYCCVCMDDECHNSNVILFCDICNLAVHQECYGVPYIPEGQWLCRCCLQSPSRPVDCVLCPNKGGAFKQTSDGHWAHVVCAIWIPEVCFANTVFLEPIEGIDNIPPARWKLTCYICKQKGLGAAIQCHKVNCYTAFHVTCAQRAGLFMKIEPMRETSLNGTTFTVRKTAYCETHSPPGTVKKEVLPAVSSEGGEEDEAKEGGGEEESKVPVSSALKTSLKKNKMKVKQKIKKELEDPSKDSPATAPLVTITQIPSCRLNKICSGLSLQRKTQFMQRLHSYWLLKRQARNGVPLIRRLHSHLQSQRNAEQKEQDEKTSAVKEELKYWQKLRHDLERARLLIELIRKREKLKREQVKVQQAAMELELTPFNFLLRTTLDLLQEKDPAQIFAEPVNLSEVPDYLEFISKPMDFSTMRLKLESHLYHTLDEFEEDFNLIVTNCMKYNAKDTIFHRAAVRLRDLGGAVLRHARRQAENIGYDHEVGTHLPESPKMEDFYRFSWEDDDTKPPHPPTLEPTGPAPSLSDLDSLQDPPTLKPISESKIPIRLSKYGKVEDEVLDKVPSQRGSQPFQRLLSDNGLNRLSLPALEMSTMPPLSGVGRRTSVLFKKAKNGVKLQRSPDGSLENGEDHILMDLPASPASTEGERQARKRPRSRSCSESDGEKSPQHVEETGVTNGFGKHTESGSDSECSSGLGGGLAFEPCSGLTPPKRSRGKPALSRVPFLEGVNGDSDYSSSGRSLLMPLEDNADLEPLELVWAKCRGYPSYPALIIDPKMPREGLLHNGVPIPVPPLDVLKLGEQKQVEAGEKLFLVLFFDNKRTWQWLPRDKVLPLGVEDTVDKLKMLEGRKTSIRKSVQVAYDRAMIHLSRVRGHHPFVTSGYL